The following are encoded together in the Arthrobacter sp. Y-9 genome:
- the dacB gene encoding D-alanyl-D-alanine carboxypeptidase/D-alanyl-D-alanine-endopeptidase: MSRVARAAGSALLVLVLLALIVPLGIHWSGASFSASSQPAVSTPPWQLPPTAPAPQSGGLRSRAPQPSPAALSALLGKTLAPDGDGSFAAQVVDAASGAVLYSRAADDARTPASNMKLLTAAAALQSLGPDTRFTTEVIRTGPSSLTIRGGGDVLLTAGASQPDEVMGHAGLATLASRTVAQLRAAGVKGKVTVAGDAGLFSGPALNPAVDPGDVAAGETAPVAPMALNSARTDPDVLTGPRPQDQTATVVKAFLAALTTAGATGGTPLTFVAGGKAGPGDVLAGVDSATVAEQVSWMLQHSDNFLTDVLGRMVAVKSGRPGSYAGAIAAVRSELDQLGLDTRGMVIADLSGLSAANRVSPAQFTALIRLMTTGSNAALRAALDGFPVAGLSGTLNARYGDASSKGGAGLVRAKTGTLNTVLSLSGYVVDADGRLLVFSFIGNGLTPGAAGNKAALDDSATVLAGCGCR; encoded by the coding sequence ATGAGCAGGGTGGCGCGTGCCGCGGGTTCGGCACTCCTGGTCCTCGTGCTGCTGGCCCTGATCGTCCCCCTCGGAATCCACTGGTCCGGGGCCTCGTTCTCCGCCTCGTCTCAGCCCGCCGTGAGCACCCCGCCCTGGCAGCTGCCGCCGACGGCCCCGGCCCCGCAGAGCGGCGGTCTGCGTTCCAGGGCCCCGCAGCCGTCCCCGGCGGCGCTGTCCGCGCTGCTCGGCAAGACCCTGGCGCCCGACGGCGACGGGAGCTTCGCCGCTCAGGTCGTGGACGCGGCGTCGGGAGCGGTCCTGTACTCGCGCGCCGCTGACGACGCACGCACTCCGGCCTCCAACATGAAGCTGCTGACCGCCGCCGCGGCGCTCCAGTCGCTCGGCCCGGACACCCGCTTCACGACCGAGGTCATCCGCACGGGTCCGTCCTCCCTGACGATCCGGGGCGGGGGAGACGTGCTGCTCACCGCGGGCGCCTCCCAGCCGGACGAGGTGATGGGCCACGCCGGACTGGCGACGCTCGCCTCCCGCACGGTCGCGCAGCTGCGGGCCGCCGGGGTGAAGGGCAAGGTGACGGTCGCGGGGGACGCCGGGCTGTTCAGCGGGCCTGCGCTGAATCCGGCCGTCGACCCGGGGGATGTCGCCGCGGGGGAGACCGCGCCCGTCGCGCCGATGGCGCTGAATTCGGCGCGAACGGACCCCGACGTGCTCACCGGCCCGCGCCCGCAGGATCAGACCGCCACCGTGGTCAAGGCGTTCCTGGCCGCGCTCACCACGGCGGGCGCGACCGGCGGGACCCCTCTCACCTTCGTGGCCGGCGGCAAGGCCGGCCCGGGCGACGTCCTGGCCGGGGTGGACTCCGCCACGGTCGCCGAACAGGTGTCCTGGATGCTGCAGCACTCGGACAACTTCCTGACCGACGTCCTGGGCCGGATGGTCGCCGTGAAGTCCGGCCGCCCCGGAAGCTATGCCGGCGCCATCGCGGCCGTCCGGAGCGAACTCGACCAGCTCGGACTGGACACGCGCGGCATGGTGATCGCGGATCTGAGCGGCCTCTCGGCGGCCAACCGGGTCAGCCCGGCCCAGTTCACCGCGCTGATCCGGCTCATGACCACCGGGTCCAACGCCGCGCTGCGGGCCGCGCTGGACGGCTTCCCGGTGGCGGGGCTCAGCGGAACGCTCAACGCCCGGTACGGGGACGCCTCCAGCAAGGGCGGCGCGGGCCTGGTCCGGGCGAAGACCGGGACGCTCAACACCGTGCTCAGCCTGTCGGGCTACGTGGTGGACGCCGACGGCCGGCTCCTCGTCTTCTCCTTCATCGGGAACGGCCTCACGCCGGGCGCGGCGGGCAACAAAGCCGCCCTCGACGATTCGGCGACGGTGCTCGCCGGCTGCGGCTGCCGCTGA
- the tilS gene encoding tRNA lysidine(34) synthetase TilS codes for MSETELPAAPAQGVTTAVPGSVDADPDARPRGRRSKGRLAPVLGTARLHLRQALEDEGYLPRNMARGQRALNPSGDGPLRVLVALSGGPDSLALAAAAAFYARSGMFEAGAVVVDHQMQDGSAEVARRAAGQALGLGLDPVQVVTVTVPDTGDGPEASARIVRHAALESAARDAGAQVVLLGHTLDDQAEQVLLALARGSGTRALSGIPRRRDFPEGAYLRPFLDLRREDTEAVCEAEELDTWQDPSNADPAFARSRVRTVVLPLLEQQLGPGVAESLHRSAHILAADAAFLDAESERHFAALAVTHGDGVLELPEQGLRELPEALRVRVVALAVTALGGSPSYERLQAAVALLKRQGSAGPVQLPGKVSVHRLPRPKGARRGSGEYGKLVLRSTGGRAADAGLTGQG; via the coding sequence GTGTCTGAGACGGAGCTCCCGGCGGCTCCCGCGCAAGGCGTCACGACCGCTGTGCCCGGCTCGGTGGACGCCGACCCCGACGCGCGGCCCCGTGGACGCCGGAGCAAGGGGCGGCTCGCCCCGGTCCTGGGGACAGCCCGGCTGCATCTGCGCCAGGCGCTGGAGGATGAAGGATACCTGCCCCGGAATATGGCCCGTGGTCAGCGGGCGCTGAATCCGTCGGGTGACGGCCCCTTGAGAGTGCTCGTCGCGCTGAGCGGAGGCCCGGATTCGCTTGCGTTGGCCGCCGCCGCAGCGTTCTATGCCCGAAGCGGCATGTTCGAGGCCGGCGCCGTCGTGGTGGATCACCAGATGCAGGACGGCTCCGCGGAGGTCGCCCGACGAGCGGCGGGGCAGGCCCTGGGCCTCGGACTGGACCCGGTCCAGGTGGTCACCGTGACGGTCCCCGACACGGGCGATGGGCCGGAGGCGTCCGCCCGGATCGTTCGGCACGCTGCCTTGGAGTCAGCCGCCCGCGACGCCGGCGCCCAGGTGGTCCTGCTCGGTCACACCCTGGACGACCAGGCCGAACAGGTCCTCCTGGCGCTCGCCCGCGGTTCCGGGACTCGCGCGCTGTCCGGCATTCCCCGCCGGCGGGACTTCCCCGAGGGCGCCTACCTGAGGCCGTTCCTGGACCTGCGCCGCGAGGACACGGAAGCCGTGTGTGAGGCGGAGGAGCTGGACACCTGGCAGGACCCGAGCAACGCCGATCCCGCCTTCGCTCGGTCCCGCGTGCGGACCGTGGTGCTGCCGCTCCTGGAGCAGCAGCTCGGCCCGGGAGTCGCGGAGTCGCTGCACCGCTCGGCCCACATCCTCGCGGCCGACGCCGCCTTCCTGGACGCCGAGTCCGAACGGCACTTCGCCGCCCTCGCGGTGACCCATGGGGACGGCGTCCTCGAGCTTCCCGAGCAGGGGCTCCGGGAGCTCCCGGAGGCTCTGCGTGTGAGAGTCGTCGCACTCGCCGTGACCGCGCTGGGCGGCTCGCCGAGTTACGAGAGGCTCCAGGCCGCCGTCGCTCTCCTGAAACGGCAGGGAAGTGCGGGTCCTGTGCAGTTGCCGGGCAAGGTGAGTGTGCATCGCCTGCCGAGGCCCAAAGGGGCGCGCAGGGGCAGCGGGGAGTATGGGAAACTGGTGCTCAGGAGTACCGGGGGTCGCGCGGCAGACGCGGGACTGACAGGCCAAGGCTAG
- a CDS encoding DUF3592 domain-containing protein: protein MPRNRPAAATAEKGLWPRVKGWFSTALMLAILLVGPAFAVAGVVMTAHDDDLLAHGTRTPGVVVRVEDGQKASNRQIVASYSDDAGEPLTVRALIPTDLHPAAGDPVTVVREPGNPSRAVVEGYETWGIFFRGVGFFVTFLLLIPVVLVFLMKGMRRLRGRGRRGRTT, encoded by the coding sequence ATGCCGAGGAACCGGCCGGCCGCAGCGACGGCGGAGAAGGGCCTGTGGCCGCGGGTCAAGGGCTGGTTCTCCACCGCTCTCATGCTCGCGATCCTGCTGGTCGGCCCGGCGTTCGCGGTGGCCGGCGTCGTGATGACTGCCCACGACGACGACCTCCTCGCCCACGGGACCCGGACGCCCGGCGTCGTGGTCAGGGTGGAGGACGGCCAGAAGGCGAGCAATCGCCAGATCGTCGCGTCGTACTCCGATGACGCCGGCGAACCGCTGACCGTCCGGGCCCTCATCCCCACTGATCTCCATCCGGCCGCAGGCGACCCGGTGACCGTGGTGCGCGAGCCCGGCAACCCGTCCCGCGCCGTCGTGGAGGGGTACGAGACCTGGGGGATCTTCTTCCGGGGCGTCGGGTTCTTCGTCACGTTTCTGCTGCTGATCCCGGTGGTGCTGGTGTTCCTGATGAAGGGGATGCGGCGGCTCCGGGGGCGTGGGCGCCGGGGGCGGACCACCTGA
- a CDS encoding zinc-dependent metalloprotease, producing MSSQSTPALIDWNLAAATAARLAPAGPRLRPAEIAAAVQDIRAKADASVEHVHRITGLEAARNLRDSQVLVVDRAGWAKANTQGFAAMMTPALHAFRERLAKDMTPGSAKVGGAITGAQMGSVLAFLSSKVLGQYEPFSAHLNQGEGHAGRLLLVAPNIVEIERQLGVDPDDFRLWVCLHEQTHRVQFAAAPWLAGFMMEQIGQLSGSLVDNAGSFLERATRAVVSLKEERQDPEAPKGSITDLLQGPEEKAIMSRLTGIMSLLEGHANVVMDAVDADVVPSVRTIRQRFSARGKDRGVVEKFFRRLLGLDAKMRQYTDGARFVRAVVDRVGMEGFNKVWERPENLPTEAEIHDADTWLVRMGLAGGV from the coding sequence ATGAGCTCTCAGTCCACACCAGCACTCATCGACTGGAATCTGGCCGCGGCCACCGCGGCACGGCTCGCCCCGGCGGGGCCCCGATTGCGCCCGGCCGAGATCGCGGCCGCGGTGCAGGACATCCGGGCCAAAGCCGACGCCTCGGTGGAGCATGTGCACCGGATCACCGGCCTGGAAGCCGCCCGTAATCTGCGGGACTCCCAGGTCCTCGTGGTGGACCGGGCCGGTTGGGCGAAGGCGAACACGCAGGGTTTCGCGGCCATGATGACGCCCGCCCTCCACGCGTTCCGGGAGCGGCTGGCCAAGGACATGACCCCGGGCAGCGCCAAGGTCGGCGGGGCGATCACCGGGGCGCAGATGGGCTCGGTGCTGGCCTTCCTCTCCAGCAAGGTGCTCGGCCAGTACGAGCCGTTCTCCGCCCACCTGAACCAGGGGGAGGGCCACGCGGGGCGACTGCTCCTGGTAGCCCCGAACATCGTGGAGATCGAACGTCAGCTGGGCGTGGACCCGGACGACTTCCGGCTCTGGGTCTGCCTGCACGAACAGACCCACCGCGTGCAGTTCGCCGCGGCGCCGTGGCTGGCCGGTTTCATGATGGAGCAGATCGGGCAGCTGAGCGGCTCCCTCGTGGACAACGCCGGGTCCTTCCTCGAGCGGGCCACGCGTGCCGTCGTGTCCCTGAAGGAGGAGCGACAGGATCCCGAGGCCCCCAAGGGCTCGATCACGGATCTGCTGCAGGGCCCGGAGGAGAAGGCGATCATGTCGCGCCTCACCGGCATCATGAGCCTGCTGGAAGGCCACGCGAACGTGGTCATGGACGCTGTGGACGCCGACGTCGTGCCGAGTGTCCGCACCATCCGGCAGCGATTCAGCGCGCGCGGCAAGGACCGCGGCGTGGTGGAGAAGTTCTTCCGGCGTCTGCTGGGGCTGGACGCCAAGATGCGGCAGTACACGGACGGCGCGCGCTTCGTCCGTGCCGTGGTGGACCGCGTCGGGATGGAAGGCTTCAACAAGGTCTGGGAGCGCCCCGAGAACCTCCCCACCGAGGCCGAGATCCACGACGCCGACACCTGGCTCGTGCGCATGGGGCTCGCCGGCGGTGTCTGA
- a CDS encoding HAD family hydrolase, which produces MTILTEHAVADIEDQQQNPTAHLIALDVDGTLVDHDGHMSPGVREAAQAVVAAGHQVIIATGRSLNATLPIVELIGLTEGHVVCCNGGVTLRLDPTLADGYEVIHRETFDPAPALTALRKRLPVAKYALEDSEGRFLSTERFQDASFGVEATAVDFHEMLEAEAVRVVVFSSENTSEDFTEAIAGIGLSGVTYSVGWTAWLDIAAAGVTKASALERLRASLGWDATRTLAMGDGRNDVEMLAWAARGVAMGQAPEEVRAVADEITASVDDDGAARVLRSLLA; this is translated from the coding sequence ATGACCATTTTGACTGAACATGCAGTCGCTGACATCGAAGATCAGCAGCAGAATCCCACCGCCCACCTCATCGCCCTGGACGTCGACGGCACCCTCGTGGACCACGACGGCCACATGTCCCCCGGCGTCCGCGAAGCCGCTCAGGCGGTCGTCGCCGCAGGTCACCAGGTGATCATCGCGACCGGCCGTTCCCTGAACGCCACCCTTCCGATCGTCGAGCTCATCGGCCTCACCGAAGGTCATGTGGTGTGCTGCAACGGCGGCGTCACGCTCCGCCTCGACCCCACCCTGGCCGACGGTTACGAAGTCATCCACCGCGAGACCTTCGACCCCGCTCCGGCCCTCACCGCGCTCCGCAAGCGCCTGCCCGTCGCGAAGTACGCCCTCGAGGACTCGGAGGGCCGCTTCCTCTCCACCGAGCGCTTCCAGGACGCCAGTTTCGGCGTCGAGGCCACGGCCGTCGACTTCCACGAGATGCTCGAGGCGGAAGCCGTCCGCGTGGTGGTCTTCAGCTCCGAGAACACGTCCGAGGACTTCACCGAGGCGATCGCCGGCATCGGCCTGAGCGGCGTCACCTACTCGGTCGGCTGGACGGCGTGGCTGGACATCGCCGCGGCCGGCGTCACCAAGGCCAGCGCCCTCGAACGGCTCCGTGCCTCCCTCGGCTGGGATGCCACGCGCACGCTCGCCATGGGCGACGGCCGCAACGACGTCGAGATGCTCGCCTGGGCCGCCCGCGGCGTCGCCATGGGCCAGGCCCCCGAAGAGGTCCGGGCCGTGGCGGACGAGATCACGGCCTCCGTGGACGACGACGGCGCGGCACGCGTCCTGCGTTCCCTCCTCGCGTAG
- the hpt gene encoding hypoxanthine phosphoribosyltransferase has translation MDSQDVQADLKEILLTKEEIQQRITELAAQIDKDYEGRDLLIVGVLKGAVMVMADLARALHSHVTMDWMAVSSYGSGTQSSGVVRIIKDLETDLLGKHVLIVEDIIDSGLTLSWLKANLESRGPASVEICTMLRKPDAAKVEIDVKYVGKDIPNEFVVGYGLDYAEKYRNLDFVGSLAPHVYE, from the coding sequence GTGGATTCGCAGGACGTCCAGGCAGATCTCAAGGAAATTCTTCTGACCAAGGAGGAGATCCAGCAGCGCATCACGGAACTCGCCGCTCAGATCGACAAGGATTACGAAGGCCGCGATCTGCTGATCGTGGGCGTGCTGAAGGGCGCGGTCATGGTCATGGCGGACCTCGCGAGGGCACTGCACAGCCACGTGACCATGGACTGGATGGCCGTGTCGTCCTACGGCTCCGGGACGCAGTCCTCCGGCGTCGTCCGTATCATCAAGGACCTCGAGACGGACCTGCTCGGCAAGCACGTCCTGATCGTCGAGGACATCATCGATTCCGGCCTGACCCTCTCCTGGCTCAAGGCGAACCTGGAATCCCGTGGCCCCGCGAGCGTGGAGATCTGCACCATGCTGCGCAAGCCGGATGCCGCCAAGGTCGAGATCGACGTCAAGTACGTCGGCAAGGACATCCCCAACGAGTTCGTGGTGGGCTACGGCCTCGACTACGCCGAGAAGTACCGCAACCTGGACTTCGTGGGCAGCCTGGCCCCGCACGTCTACGAGTAG
- a CDS encoding inorganic diphosphatase: MKHDVTIEIPRGSRVKYEVDHETGRVRLDRVLFTSMQYPTHYGFFDDTLGEDGDPLDALVFYPDVDLFPGIVMEARPIAIFNMEDEAGGDAKVVCVPADKRFDHLQEIGDLDEFLVKEIEHFFTRYKDLEPGKWVKAAGWSDRAAAEAELQASIERFQAQGH; encoded by the coding sequence ATGAAGCACGACGTCACGATCGAGATCCCGCGCGGCTCCCGCGTCAAGTACGAAGTGGACCACGAGACCGGCCGCGTCCGCCTGGACCGCGTCCTCTTCACCTCGATGCAGTACCCCACCCACTACGGTTTCTTCGACGACACCCTGGGTGAGGACGGCGACCCGCTGGACGCCCTCGTGTTCTACCCGGATGTGGACCTGTTCCCCGGCATCGTCATGGAAGCCCGCCCGATCGCCATCTTCAACATGGAGGACGAGGCCGGCGGCGACGCCAAGGTCGTCTGCGTGCCGGCCGACAAGCGCTTCGACCACCTGCAGGAGATCGGCGATCTGGACGAGTTCCTGGTCAAGGAGATCGAGCACTTCTTCACCCGCTACAAGGACCTCGAACCGGGCAAGTGGGTCAAGGCCGCCGGCTGGTCGGACCGCGCCGCCGCCGAGGCAGAGCTCCAGGCCTCCATCGAGCGTTTCCAGGCCCAGGGCCACTGA